One Synechococcus sp. CC9605 genomic window carries:
- a CDS encoding site-specific integrase, with protein MGISPYLQRLGTKPGLYFVRAVPKDLQARLGKKHWRWKAGNDLTEARRSVPEFLVMTDRAIAEARGDVDALMEVVSRSPRAETPTSVVLEQEGMGPTDLCPKLTDEEAHRVVERQSRIEAGLPVERSWQDLIDLAVRLKDPAPSTLGEWKRHLSKAMEVAGVESVDQVTEAHARKYRDHLLDSVQASTTKTRLRYVKALFEVAEEEDWIERNPFNAIKLKRIKAKSKPKEVQLLDEADKLIHKLPDHQQLLYWLMKYSGCHVSEAAGIRADDIDLEQGIFHIRENDLRPVKNAYRVRDIPIIPALRKHIEGAKLRGIKGYVFPGLYEDKYKRWGNGMSWHRRIGVSPKACRDAATTVLRAHGVNEFVIGSILGHTPKTSTNRYGSVTMDAKRKALELLSL; from the coding sequence GTGGGCATATCTCCATACCTTCAGAGACTCGGCACCAAGCCCGGTCTGTATTTTGTCAGAGCTGTGCCGAAGGACCTCCAAGCAAGGCTTGGCAAGAAGCACTGGAGATGGAAGGCAGGCAACGACCTGACCGAGGCCAGGAGATCCGTTCCTGAGTTCTTGGTCATGACTGACCGAGCGATTGCAGAGGCGCGAGGGGACGTGGATGCACTGATGGAGGTGGTCTCTCGATCACCGCGTGCAGAGACACCCACCTCTGTGGTCCTTGAACAGGAGGGAATGGGACCAACTGACCTCTGTCCCAAACTCACTGATGAAGAGGCACACAGGGTCGTAGAGAGGCAGTCACGGATCGAGGCTGGTCTCCCTGTCGAACGCAGTTGGCAGGATCTGATCGACTTGGCTGTACGTCTGAAGGATCCAGCACCTTCAACGCTGGGTGAATGGAAGAGGCATCTCTCCAAGGCGATGGAGGTGGCTGGTGTCGAGTCAGTGGATCAGGTCACAGAGGCACATGCCAGGAAGTACCGGGACCACCTGTTGGATTCAGTTCAAGCGTCAACCACCAAGACCAGGCTTAGGTATGTGAAGGCGTTGTTTGAGGTTGCAGAGGAAGAGGACTGGATTGAGAGGAACCCCTTCAACGCCATCAAGCTCAAGCGGATCAAGGCCAAGAGCAAGCCAAAAGAGGTCCAGCTGTTGGATGAAGCCGACAAACTCATCCACAAACTGCCTGACCATCAACAGTTGTTGTATTGGCTGATGAAATACTCCGGCTGTCACGTCTCAGAAGCAGCAGGAATCAGAGCCGACGATATTGATCTTGAGCAAGGCATCTTCCACATCCGCGAGAACGATCTTCGCCCAGTCAAGAACGCATACAGGGTCAGAGATATTCCAATCATCCCAGCCCTGAGGAAGCACATCGAAGGTGCGAAACTGAGAGGCATCAAGGGATACGTTTTCCCAGGCTTGTACGAGGACAAATACAAGCGATGGGGCAATGGAATGTCATGGCATCGGAGGATTGGTGTCTCACCCAAGGCCTGCAGAGATGCAGCGACGACGGTGCTGAGAGCTCACGGTGTCAATGAGTTCGTGATTGGTTCGATCCTTGGTCACACTCCGAAGACCAGCACCAACAGGTATGGCAGCGTGACGATGGACGCCAAACGGAAGGCATTGGAGTTGCTTTCGTTATGA
- a CDS encoding Hfq-related RNA-binding protein, producing the protein MPPNPMETSPLDPSLPGVRLLQSWIREQLPLSIGLVGQEPIEGRLIWQDPEFLAIERAGTSRPVLINRRQISVIRSLG; encoded by the coding sequence TTGCCGCCGAATCCTATGGAGACATCTCCACTCGATCCAAGCCTTCCGGGGGTTCGGTTGCTGCAGAGCTGGATCCGTGAACAGCTCCCCCTCAGCATTGGATTGGTGGGGCAGGAGCCCATAGAGGGGCGTCTGATCTGGCAGGACCCTGAATTTCTGGCCATCGAACGAGCGGGCACCAGCCGGCCCGTGCTGATCAACCGGCGTCAGATCAGCGTGATCCGCTCCCTCGGCTGA
- the leuS gene encoding leucine--tRNA ligase: MNAANPAVDTSAQTGRYDPTALEQRWQESWKADGVDTTEVGGEKPGFFALSMFPYPSGSLHMGHVRNYVITDVIARVQRMLGHAVLHPMGWDAFGLPAENAAIERNVDPGEWTDRNIDQMRAQLDRLGLSIDWSREQATCHSDYYRWTQWLFLELLEGGLAYRKNATVNWDPVDQTVLANEQVDGDGRSWRSGALVEQRQLNQWFLRITDYAEPLLNDLDALKGWPERVRTMQANWIGRSEGAEISFNVEGAQNQTITVFTTRPDTLAGASYVVLAPENELVDSLSSEEQKDTVEAFRKEVARLSTIERTCDDRPKRGVPIGSHVINPLTGVVLPVWIADYVLAEYGTGAVMGVPAHDQRDIAFAQSNGLPIQQVIDAEGAAEAIAAGQAWTDAGTLVNSGSFDGTASSEAKGAITGHGAEQGWARSKVTYRLRDWLISRQRYWGCPIPVIHCDNCGAVPVPREDLPVELPRGIDLSGKGGSPLSQQSDWVNVACPRCGKPAKRETDTMDTFMCSSWYFLRFADPHNTEKPFSKEAVNRWLPVKQYVGGIEHAILHLLYARFFTKALKDRGLIDINEPFERLLTQGMVQGVTYRNATTGKYIAPADVADAEDPRDPNTGDKLEVLFEKMSKSKYNGVDPAAVIDRYGADTARMFILFKAPPEKDLEWDDADVEGQFRFLQRLWRLVEAGSARIDSLEPMQRPADLSDADSDVRRALHLAIEAVSEDLSDEIQLNTAISELMKLSNAISSTGIDALSAPVLQEALSGLVRLLAPFAPHLAEEFWNRLGGSGSVHRQSWPVLDPTALVQDSVEVVIQVKGKVRGKLQVPASAGKEELERLALASDVAEKWLEGAAPRRVIVVPGKLVNLVP; encoded by the coding sequence GTGAACGCTGCCAACCCTGCCGTCGACACCAGTGCCCAGACCGGTCGTTACGACCCCACCGCGCTGGAGCAGCGCTGGCAGGAGAGCTGGAAGGCGGATGGGGTGGACACCACTGAAGTTGGTGGGGAGAAGCCCGGGTTCTTTGCCCTGTCGATGTTCCCGTATCCCTCGGGAAGCCTGCACATGGGCCACGTCCGCAACTACGTGATCACCGATGTGATCGCCCGGGTGCAACGCATGCTGGGCCATGCCGTGCTGCATCCTATGGGCTGGGATGCCTTCGGACTTCCGGCGGAAAACGCAGCGATCGAACGCAATGTGGATCCCGGTGAGTGGACCGACCGCAACATCGATCAGATGCGGGCGCAGCTGGATCGGCTTGGTCTGTCGATCGACTGGAGCCGCGAGCAGGCGACCTGTCACAGCGACTACTACCGCTGGACCCAGTGGCTGTTCCTTGAATTGCTTGAGGGCGGGCTGGCCTATCGCAAGAACGCCACCGTCAACTGGGATCCCGTCGACCAGACCGTGCTGGCCAATGAGCAGGTGGATGGTGACGGCCGCTCCTGGCGCTCCGGAGCCCTGGTGGAGCAACGCCAGCTGAACCAGTGGTTCCTGCGCATCACCGACTACGCCGAGCCGCTGCTCAATGACCTGGATGCCCTCAAGGGCTGGCCGGAACGGGTGCGCACCATGCAGGCCAACTGGATCGGCCGCTCCGAAGGGGCCGAGATCAGCTTCAACGTTGAAGGGGCACAGAATCAGACGATCACCGTCTTCACCACCCGCCCCGACACCCTCGCTGGGGCGAGCTATGTGGTGCTGGCACCGGAAAACGAGCTGGTGGACAGCCTCAGCAGCGAAGAACAGAAGGACACGGTCGAAGCCTTCCGAAAGGAGGTGGCTCGTCTCAGCACGATCGAACGCACTTGTGATGACAGGCCCAAACGGGGAGTGCCCATTGGCAGCCATGTGATCAACCCCCTGACGGGGGTGGTGCTGCCGGTGTGGATCGCCGACTACGTGCTGGCCGAGTACGGCACGGGCGCTGTGATGGGCGTACCGGCCCACGACCAGCGCGACATCGCCTTTGCCCAGTCGAATGGTCTGCCGATCCAGCAGGTGATCGACGCCGAGGGAGCTGCTGAAGCCATCGCGGCCGGTCAGGCCTGGACGGATGCCGGAACACTGGTCAACTCAGGCAGCTTCGATGGCACCGCCTCCAGCGAAGCAAAGGGCGCCATCACTGGCCACGGCGCCGAGCAGGGTTGGGCCCGCAGCAAGGTCACCTATCGCCTTCGCGACTGGCTGATCTCACGCCAGCGCTACTGGGGCTGCCCGATTCCCGTCATCCATTGCGACAATTGCGGTGCTGTTCCGGTGCCGCGCGAGGACCTTCCGGTGGAGCTGCCCCGGGGCATTGATCTCTCGGGCAAGGGCGGTTCGCCCCTGAGCCAGCAAAGCGACTGGGTCAACGTGGCCTGCCCCCGCTGCGGCAAGCCTGCCAAGCGGGAAACGGACACCATGGACACCTTCATGTGTTCCTCCTGGTATTTCCTGCGCTTCGCCGATCCCCACAACACCGAGAAACCCTTCAGCAAGGAGGCGGTGAACCGCTGGTTGCCGGTGAAGCAGTACGTGGGTGGCATTGAACACGCGATCCTGCACCTGCTCTATGCCCGCTTCTTCACCAAGGCGCTGAAGGATCGCGGCCTGATCGACATCAACGAACCGTTTGAACGGCTCCTCACCCAAGGCATGGTGCAAGGCGTCACCTACCGCAATGCGACAACCGGCAAGTACATCGCTCCAGCGGACGTGGCAGATGCCGAAGATCCCCGGGACCCCAACACCGGCGACAAGCTCGAGGTGTTATTCGAGAAGATGTCGAAGTCGAAGTACAACGGCGTTGATCCCGCGGCGGTGATTGACCGCTACGGCGCCGACACAGCCCGCATGTTCATCCTGTTCAAGGCACCGCCAGAGAAGGATCTGGAGTGGGATGACGCCGATGTGGAGGGCCAGTTCCGCTTCCTGCAACGGCTTTGGCGCCTTGTTGAGGCGGGTTCTGCCCGCATCGACTCACTCGAGCCGATGCAACGGCCGGCCGATCTGAGCGATGCCGATAGTGACGTGCGCCGGGCGCTGCACCTGGCCATCGAAGCCGTCAGCGAGGATCTCAGTGACGAGATCCAGCTGAACACGGCAATCTCCGAGCTGATGAAGCTCTCCAATGCCATCAGCTCCACGGGCATCGATGCCCTCAGTGCACCTGTGTTGCAGGAGGCTCTTTCCGGACTGGTTCGCCTGCTGGCTCCGTTCGCGCCGCATCTGGCTGAGGAGTTCTGGAACCGTTTGGGGGGAAGTGGCAGCGTGCACCGTCAAAGCTGGCCGGTTCTGGATCCAACGGCTCTGGTGCAAGACAGCGTTGAAGTGGTGATCCAGGTGAAGGGCAAGGTGCGGGGCAAGCTGCAGGTTCCGGCCTCAGCCGGCAAGGAGGAGCTGGAGCGGCTCGCCCTGGCAAGTGATGTGGCCGAAAAATGGTTGGAAGGAGCAGCTCCCCGACGGGTGATCGTGGTCCCCGGGAAATTGGTGAACCTGGTGCCCTGA
- a CDS encoding glucose-6-phosphate isomerase, with translation MSFPDFSASDAHIQWQRFCDLSWYHDDLGVWLDISRMHVNASDLQQLQPRMDKAFAAMQELEAGAIANPDEQRQVGHYWLRTPELAPSSELQQHISREIDLIAAFGRDVVNGTIKAPNGEAFTDVLWIGIGGSGLGPALMIKALQNPGEGLPFHFFDNVDPNGMSNVLAGLEGRLDRTLVVTVSKSGGTPEPHLGMEQARHRLEAAGGQWAGQAVAVTMLDSKLDQQAQKEGWLKRFDMFDWVGGRTSITSAVGLLPGALIGCDIRDFLSGASQMDAATRMADLRRNPAALMAASWHVAGGGRGQRDMVVLPYRDRLEVFSRYLQQLVMESLGKRLDRNGDVVHQGIAVYGNKGSTDQHAYVQQLRDGVDNFFATFIEVLEDVSDIPTISGECPGDFLDGFLQGTRSALTESGRQSMTISMRCFDARRLGALIALFERAVGLYGELVNINAYHQPGVEAGKKAAAAILNLQGRVEAILADGVARSADEIRLALGDGTDESIFWILRHLTGNQRGFSAQGDWSQPASMRFSKG, from the coding sequence ATGAGCTTCCCGGATTTCAGCGCCTCCGACGCTCATATTCAGTGGCAGAGGTTCTGCGATCTCAGTTGGTATCACGATGATCTGGGCGTCTGGCTCGACATCAGCCGGATGCATGTGAACGCGAGCGACCTGCAGCAGCTGCAGCCTCGGATGGACAAGGCCTTCGCTGCGATGCAGGAGTTGGAAGCTGGCGCCATCGCCAATCCCGATGAGCAGCGTCAGGTGGGTCACTACTGGCTTCGCACCCCCGAACTCGCCCCTTCCTCAGAGCTGCAGCAGCACATCTCCAGGGAAATTGACCTGATCGCCGCCTTTGGGCGCGATGTGGTCAACGGAACGATCAAGGCCCCCAACGGCGAAGCCTTCACCGATGTCCTTTGGATCGGCATTGGCGGCAGTGGTCTTGGTCCCGCTTTGATGATCAAGGCTCTGCAGAACCCGGGAGAGGGACTTCCGTTCCATTTCTTCGACAACGTCGATCCCAATGGGATGAGCAACGTCCTGGCGGGGTTGGAAGGTCGTCTAGACCGCACGCTGGTGGTGACGGTGAGCAAGTCGGGGGGCACCCCTGAACCCCACCTCGGCATGGAGCAGGCTCGCCATCGCCTCGAGGCCGCTGGTGGCCAGTGGGCCGGTCAGGCCGTTGCCGTGACGATGCTCGACAGCAAGCTGGATCAGCAGGCCCAGAAGGAAGGTTGGCTCAAGCGTTTCGACATGTTCGATTGGGTGGGAGGCCGCACCAGCATCACCAGTGCCGTGGGTCTGCTGCCCGGGGCCTTGATTGGCTGCGACATCCGCGATTTTCTCAGCGGAGCATCTCAGATGGATGCTGCCACCCGCATGGCGGATCTTCGCCGCAATCCAGCCGCTCTGATGGCCGCCTCCTGGCATGTGGCCGGTGGTGGTCGCGGTCAGCGCGACATGGTTGTTCTGCCCTACCGCGATCGTCTGGAGGTGTTCAGCCGTTACCTCCAGCAGCTGGTGATGGAATCCCTGGGCAAGCGCCTGGATCGCAACGGTGACGTGGTTCACCAGGGCATTGCTGTTTATGGCAACAAAGGCTCCACCGACCAGCACGCCTACGTGCAGCAACTGCGCGACGGTGTCGACAACTTCTTTGCCACCTTCATCGAGGTGCTCGAGGACGTGAGCGATATCCCTACGATTTCCGGGGAATGCCCAGGCGACTTCCTCGATGGTTTCCTGCAGGGCACCCGCTCAGCCCTCACCGAGAGTGGGCGCCAGAGCATGACGATCAGCATGCGCTGCTTTGATGCACGCCGTCTCGGTGCCTTGATCGCTCTGTTCGAGCGTGCCGTCGGTCTCTACGGCGAACTGGTGAACATCAACGCCTACCATCAGCCGGGTGTGGAAGCCGGTAAAAAGGCAGCCGCTGCGATTCTCAATCTCCAAGGTCGTGTGGAAGCAATCCTGGCCGACGGTGTGGCCCGCTCCGCCGATGAGATCCGCCTGGCCCTCGGCGATGGCACCGACGAATCCATTTTCTGGATCCTGCGCCATCTCACCGGCAACCAGCGCGGCTTCAGTGCCCAGGGCGACTGGAGTCAGCCCGCCTCGATGCGCTTTAGCAAAGGCTGA
- a CDS encoding TIGR03643 family protein: MTTLPSEDLDRIIEMAWEDRTPFEAIEFQFGLSEPQVIAVMRQHLKSSSFKLWRKRVSGRKTKHAATSHSDRFRASCHK, translated from the coding sequence TTGACAACGCTCCCCAGCGAAGATCTCGATCGAATCATTGAAATGGCCTGGGAAGACCGCACTCCTTTCGAGGCGATTGAATTTCAATTCGGACTTTCCGAGCCGCAGGTGATTGCGGTGATGCGGCAGCACTTGAAATCGTCGTCGTTCAAGCTCTGGCGCAAGCGGGTGAGCGGACGCAAAACCAAACACGCAGCCACCAGCCACTCCGATCGGTTTCGGGCGAGCTGTCACAAGTGA
- a CDS encoding N-acetylmuramoyl-L-alanine amidase, translated as MVRDRLSRCLSGVLNRVEQHRSFAISGAAVGALALGLTGWMLMDQGEVSPVVIERGRQRQDNPSSSVPLPPKSRSWRSPLARQCSGVDTALRSRLNQLEARSGSWRAFVKIDPTNFGERYYKDAYGRVIDATPRVVVLHETVYSLSSALNTFMTPHPRDEDQVSYHTLVGQDGRVLDLVDPLSRAYGAGYSAFLGEWAITNKKIKGSVNNFALHLSLETPPSGANAYGSHAGYTTQQYDALALVLSGWIRSFNLPPAAITTHRHVDLGGERGDPRSFNWSKLQTRLAALGDLCVS; from the coding sequence ATGGTTCGAGATCGTTTAAGCCGTTGCTTGAGCGGAGTGTTGAACCGCGTTGAGCAGCACCGGTCGTTCGCCATCAGCGGGGCTGCAGTGGGGGCGTTGGCTCTGGGACTGACCGGTTGGATGTTGATGGATCAAGGGGAGGTCTCCCCTGTGGTGATCGAGCGTGGTCGCCAACGGCAGGACAACCCCTCCTCCTCGGTGCCGTTACCGCCGAAATCGCGCTCCTGGCGGTCGCCTCTGGCTCGTCAGTGTTCGGGTGTGGACACCGCGTTGCGGTCGCGTTTGAACCAGCTCGAGGCCCGCTCGGGTTCCTGGCGAGCCTTCGTGAAGATCGATCCCACCAATTTTGGTGAGCGTTACTACAAGGACGCCTACGGCCGCGTGATCGACGCCACGCCGCGGGTGGTGGTGCTGCACGAAACCGTTTACTCCCTGAGCTCCGCGTTGAACACCTTCATGACGCCCCACCCGCGGGATGAAGATCAGGTGAGTTACCACACGTTGGTGGGCCAAGACGGCCGCGTTCTGGATCTGGTGGATCCGTTGAGTCGGGCCTACGGCGCCGGGTATTCAGCCTTTCTGGGGGAGTGGGCGATCACCAACAAGAAGATCAAGGGGTCCGTCAACAACTTCGCCTTGCACCTGAGCTTGGAAACTCCCCCATCGGGCGCGAATGCCTATGGCTCCCATGCTGGCTACACCACGCAGCAATACGACGCGCTGGCCTTGGTCTTGTCCGGTTGGATTCGTTCCTTCAATCTGCCGCCGGCGGCGATCACCACCCATCGCCATGTGGATCTGGGCGGAGAACGGGGTGATCCGCGCAGTTTCAACTGGTCGAAACTGCAGACGCGACTCGCCGCCCTTGGGGACCTCTGCGTTAGCTGA
- a CDS encoding M61 family metallopeptidase — protein MFEPVQVRLDLSHPEIQTIAMSIQWTPQSQRQTFQLPVWTPGSYTVRDHAQHLHSLQLLANGEELPVRRMAPHQWLCDLPDLSPLTLNYQLEARDLTVRTGLLDPDFASLCLAAVAMDIDGCRWSPHHVAVRAPEHWSVHLPLETSAEGWVAADFDALVDSPLHAGPFQAEPFMVEGKSHELLLIGTPPMGWPPNFISDIEKVCSATCRLLGTPPPAGDRYQLVLQLLDQGYGGLEHDHSAVLQFSWSALAKPKGYRQLLQLIGHEYLHQWNVRRLRPVELRPYDYGQAVITEGLWFAEGITSYFDLSLPMLAGCSDRPTLLKDLGEELSSVLMSPGCSIQSLAASAREAWIKLYKATPASRDSQISYYRLGAAVAFCLDVRLRQRGHSMAAILRELWQGPGLQARGYSRDHIKAAVARWDADLATDLDQWLDQPEALPLIDCVEALGLRMDPVPLKHPDHGLTLKDAEGAALIQRVRRDSPGQRAGLVVGDELLAINGYRVRRSSDLSVLLEKHECVNVTYARRSLMKETRLFPDTGVDHWTLDWDPGCTTEQRQLRDRWFEIV, from the coding sequence GTGTTCGAACCGGTTCAGGTCCGGCTCGATCTGAGCCATCCCGAAATACAGACCATTGCGATGTCCATCCAGTGGACACCGCAGAGCCAACGCCAGACCTTCCAGCTGCCGGTGTGGACACCAGGGTCGTACACGGTGCGTGATCACGCCCAGCACCTGCACAGCCTGCAGCTGCTGGCCAACGGCGAGGAGCTTCCGGTGCGTCGGATGGCGCCGCACCAGTGGCTCTGTGATCTGCCGGATCTGAGCCCGCTCACCCTCAACTATCAGCTTGAAGCCCGGGATCTGACCGTCCGCACCGGTTTGCTCGATCCTGATTTCGCGTCGCTCTGTCTCGCTGCTGTTGCGATGGACATCGACGGCTGCCGCTGGTCACCGCATCACGTTGCTGTTAGGGCTCCGGAGCACTGGAGTGTGCATCTGCCGCTGGAGACCAGCGCTGAGGGCTGGGTCGCTGCCGATTTCGATGCCCTCGTGGACAGTCCGCTGCATGCGGGGCCGTTCCAGGCAGAACCCTTCATGGTGGAGGGCAAGAGCCATGAGCTGCTGCTGATCGGCACGCCCCCGATGGGTTGGCCGCCGAACTTCATCAGCGACATCGAGAAGGTGTGCAGCGCCACTTGTCGCTTGCTGGGAACCCCTCCTCCGGCGGGGGACCGCTATCAGCTGGTGCTGCAACTGCTCGATCAGGGCTATGGCGGCCTGGAACACGACCACAGTGCGGTTCTGCAGTTCAGCTGGTCGGCTCTGGCCAAGCCCAAGGGCTACCGGCAGCTCTTGCAGCTGATCGGCCATGAATACCTGCACCAGTGGAATGTGCGGCGGCTGCGACCCGTTGAGCTTCGCCCCTACGACTACGGGCAGGCGGTGATCACCGAAGGCCTCTGGTTTGCTGAGGGAATCACCAGTTACTTCGACCTCAGCCTGCCCATGTTGGCGGGCTGTTCGGATCGGCCGACCCTGCTCAAGGATCTGGGAGAGGAGCTGTCCAGCGTTCTGATGTCACCCGGCTGTTCGATCCAGTCGCTGGCGGCCAGTGCCCGTGAGGCGTGGATCAAGCTGTACAAAGCGACGCCAGCCTCGCGGGACAGCCAGATCAGCTACTACCGCCTCGGTGCGGCAGTGGCTTTCTGCCTTGATGTGCGCCTGCGTCAGCGGGGCCACTCCATGGCGGCAATCCTGCGGGAGTTGTGGCAGGGTCCCGGCCTTCAGGCCCGCGGCTACAGCCGTGATCACATCAAGGCTGCAGTGGCTCGATGGGATGCCGATCTTGCGACGGATCTGGATCAATGGCTGGATCAACCCGAGGCCCTTCCCCTGATCGATTGCGTGGAGGCTCTGGGGCTGCGCATGGACCCTGTGCCGCTCAAGCACCCCGACCATGGACTCACCCTCAAGGACGCTGAGGGCGCCGCTTTGATTCAGCGGGTGCGGCGCGACAGTCCCGGGCAGCGGGCTGGACTTGTGGTGGGCGATGAGCTGTTGGCGATCAATGGCTACCGGGTGCGACGCAGCAGTGACCTTTCCGTTCTGCTTGAGAAGCATGAATGTGTGAACGTCACCTACGCACGCCGAAGCCTGATGAAGGAGACCCGTCTGTTTCCTGACACGGGTGTGGACCATTGGACGTTGGATTGGGATCCTGGGTGCACAACGGAACAACGGCAGTTGCGGGATCGATGGTTCGAGATCGTTTAA
- a CDS encoding DUF1257 domain-containing protein gives MSHLSILPTVFTDLERLVQALRDEGFTVKRSTELKGFADDSNAVDVLASQGSAMPLGWTQREDGTIVMHGDIQRISRQPGLEQRLQRVTRRYALLHAIDQVHLGRMGSAELILQTN, from the coding sequence ATGTCCCATCTCTCCATCCTGCCGACTGTTTTCACCGACCTCGAGCGTCTGGTCCAGGCCCTTCGTGATGAGGGCTTCACGGTGAAGCGATCGACCGAATTGAAGGGATTCGCGGACGACTCCAATGCCGTGGATGTGCTCGCGTCCCAAGGCTCTGCCATGCCCCTGGGCTGGACCCAGCGCGAGGACGGCACGATAGTGATGCATGGCGATATCCAACGGATCAGCCGCCAGCCGGGGCTTGAACAACGCTTGCAGCGGGTGACCCGTCGCTACGCCCTGCTCCATGCCATCGACCAAGTGCACCTTGGTCGCATGGGTTCCGCCGAGCTGATCCTGCAGACCAACTGA
- the purN gene encoding phosphoribosylglycinamide formyltransferase translates to MASGSGSNFEAVVQAIQAGDLNARIQRLVVNNPGCGAQQRAERLGIPVSVLDHRRIKDRRELDGELVRLFRADQVELVVMAGWMRIVTKVLVSGYSDRLINIHPSLLPSFRGMDAIGQALQAGVKVTGCTVHIVTEELDAGPILAQAAVPVLDGDDHARLAQRIQEQEHLLLPRALAELKPTWRQG, encoded by the coding sequence ATGGCATCTGGAAGCGGCAGCAACTTCGAGGCCGTGGTCCAGGCGATTCAGGCGGGGGATCTCAACGCGCGGATCCAGCGGCTGGTGGTGAACAATCCGGGCTGTGGTGCCCAGCAGCGGGCGGAGCGTCTTGGCATTCCTGTATCGGTGCTCGACCATCGCAGGATCAAGGACCGGCGCGAGCTGGACGGCGAACTGGTGCGCCTGTTTCGCGCCGACCAGGTGGAGCTGGTAGTGATGGCGGGGTGGATGCGGATCGTCACCAAGGTGTTGGTCAGCGGCTATTCCGATCGTCTGATCAACATCCACCCCTCACTGCTGCCCAGCTTCCGTGGCATGGATGCCATCGGGCAGGCCCTGCAGGCCGGGGTGAAGGTCACCGGCTGCACGGTGCACATCGTCACCGAGGAACTGGATGCTGGCCCGATTCTGGCCCAGGCAGCCGTTCCCGTTCTTGATGGGGATGACCACGCCAGGCTCGCCCAACGGATTCAGGAACAGGAACACCTGCTCCTCCCCAGGGCATTGGCTGAGCTGAAGCCAACCTGGCGTCAGGGATAG
- the argC gene encoding N-acetyl-gamma-glutamyl-phosphate reductase — MATVKGGRVAVIGASGYGGLQTIRLLQGHPGLSVSFLGGERSAGQRWSSVCSFLPLPDDPKVESADPDRIAACSDFAVLSLPNGLACQLAPQLLERGVRVVDLSADFRYRSLEQWLQVYAKEAGSLNRQDAELCSSAVYGLPEWNGPAIADAKLVAAPGCFPTASLMPLLPFLKQGLIETSGIIIDAKTGTSGGGRVPKEAMLLAEASESIAPYGVIGHRHTSEIEQMAMEVAGQDIRLQFTPHLVPMVRGLLSTVYARLRDPGLTAEDCTTVLEAIYRHHPCVQVLPVGTYPATKWARHTNRALLSVQVDTRTGQLVLMSAIDNLIKGQAGQGVQCINLMAGLAPETGLPLQSFYP; from the coding sequence ATGGCAACGGTGAAGGGCGGACGGGTTGCTGTGATCGGCGCCTCCGGCTACGGCGGCCTGCAGACCATCCGACTGCTCCAGGGCCACCCCGGGTTGTCTGTGAGTTTCCTCGGCGGTGAACGCAGTGCTGGTCAACGCTGGAGCTCCGTTTGTTCCTTCCTGCCCTTGCCGGATGACCCCAAGGTGGAATCGGCGGATCCGGATCGGATCGCGGCTTGTTCCGATTTCGCTGTTCTGAGCCTCCCCAATGGCCTGGCCTGTCAGCTGGCACCGCAACTGCTGGAGCGGGGTGTGCGGGTGGTGGATCTCTCCGCCGACTTTCGTTACCGCTCTCTGGAGCAGTGGCTGCAGGTGTATGCCAAGGAAGCCGGCTCCCTTAACCGTCAAGACGCTGAGCTCTGCAGCAGTGCTGTCTACGGCCTGCCGGAATGGAACGGCCCCGCTATCGCTGACGCGAAGCTTGTCGCCGCTCCCGGTTGCTTCCCCACCGCCAGCCTGATGCCCCTGCTGCCCTTCCTCAAGCAGGGCCTGATCGAGACCAGCGGCATCATCATCGACGCCAAGACGGGCACCTCAGGCGGGGGCCGCGTGCCGAAGGAGGCGATGCTGCTGGCGGAGGCCTCGGAATCGATCGCGCCCTACGGCGTAATCGGCCATCGCCACACGTCTGAGATCGAGCAGATGGCGATGGAGGTGGCTGGCCAGGACATCCGCCTCCAGTTCACGCCGCACCTGGTGCCGATGGTGCGCGGACTGCTCTCCACGGTCTATGCCCGCCTGCGCGACCCCGGTCTCACCGCCGAGGACTGCACCACTGTTCTGGAGGCGATCTACCGCCACCACCCCTGCGTTCAGGTTCTTCCGGTGGGCACCTACCCAGCCACCAAGTGGGCGCGCCACACGAACCGTGCCCTGCTGTCGGTTCAAGTGGACACCCGCACCGGTCAGCTTGTGTTGATGAGTGCCATCGACAACCTGATCAAGGGTCAGGCCGGGCAGGGAGTGCAGTGCATCAATCTGATGGCAGGCCTCGCTCCAGAGACGGGGCTGCCCCTGCAGTCGTTCTATCCCTGA